One Thermoanaerobaculia bacterium genomic window, CTTTCCGTTCCCTGCGCCAGATGGGTGTGGAGGGCAAAGGCGTCGTGGGAAAGCTGTTCCTCAAAGAGGGAGTGCATTACGACGGCGGAAGCGCCAAAGTCCTCCATCCTTTTAATGTTCGCCACATCTTCTGAGAGAGGCGAGGCAGAGGGTACAACGGGATTTTTGAGAGTCAGACCTAAATAGGTTGTCCTGAGATCGACCATGATGGACTCCTTCCCTTAGTTCGATTCGGCGGATTCTTCGCCGGTGCCTGGATTCATGGCGGCAAGCTGCTCGTAAAAGCGACGACGTCGCTTCACATCTTCTCCGGCCAGCCGGATGAGTTCGGCTGCAGCCTCAGGATGGCTTTTGGTGAGCATCTTGTACCGGGTTTCCTGGTATGCGTAATCTTTTAGAGATATCTTGATATCTTTGGAATCCAGCTTCAACGGAGGCTGACCCTGGTCCGCGAGGCGCGGGTCATATCGATAGAGGGGCCAGTATCCTGAATCCACCGCGTTTTTCTGCTGTGTGAGGCCCTTCACCATATTGATGCCGTGTGCGATACAGTGGCTGTACGCAATAATAATGGAGGGGCCGGGATAGCTTTCCGCCTCGAGAAACGCCCGGAGGCACTGGGCGTCATTTGCTCCCATGGCCACGCTGGCAACATAGACATTTCCGTAGGCAATGGCCATGAGACCAAGATCCTTCTTGGGCCTGGGCTTTCCTCCGGCGGCAAATTTCGCAACGGCGCCGAGGGGCGTAGCCTTGGACATCTGACCACCCGTATTGGAGTAGACTTCGGTATCCAGAACCAGGATATTCACGTTGCGACCCGAGGCCAGTACATGGTCCAGTCCGCCGTACCCGATATCGTAGGCCCAGCCGTCGCCTCCGACGATCCAGACACTCCGTTTGACGAGCGTGTCCGCCAGGCTCATCAGGTGCCTGGCTTCCATGCTGTCCACACCCTGTAGTTTGGTCTTCAGAACTTTCACCCGGGCCCGCTGTTCGAAGATTCCCGTTTCGTCACTCTGATCAGCTTCCAGAATTGCAGTGACCAGGTCTTCTCCCAGCACAGAGATCAACCGTTTGACCAGTTCCCTGGCGAATTCGTTCTGCTTGTCCAGGGTCAGGCGGTACCCAAACCCAAATTCCGCATTATCCTCAAAGAGGGAGTTATTCCAGGCAGGCCCACGGCCTTCCGGGTTTTTGCAATAGGGAGTTGTGGGCAGGTTTCCACCGTAGATGGAGGAACAGCCCGTCGCGTTTGCGATCAGGGCCCGATCCCCGAAAAGCTGAGAAAGCAGTTTCACGTATGGGGTTTCACCGCATCCAGCGCAGGCTCCGGAAAACTCAAAGAGGGGCTGAAGAAGCTGGGCTCCCTTCACCGTGCTGACTTTGACCTGCCGACGATCCACTTCCGGAATCGAAAGGAAAAATTCAAAATTATCTCTTTCCGGTTCGCGGAGGGGCATCTGCGGGTGCATATTCAGAGCCTTGCGCTTCAGTTCCGTCTTATCCCTGGCGGGGCAGACCTCTGCACAGAGAATGCAGCCCGTACAATCTTCCGGGGCAACCTGAATCGTGTATTTCCAGCCGGGAAATTCCTTTCCCTTGTAGTCCACGCTTTTGAAGGTCTCCGGGGCCCCCTTCAGGGCTTCCGCTTCGTAGACCTTGGATCGGATCGCGGCGTGGGGACAGACCATGGCGCACTTTCCGCACTGTATGCAGAGGTCCGATTCCCAGACGGGAATTTCGAGGGCGATATTTCGCTTTTCCCACTTTGTCGTGGCCGTATCAAAGGTGCCATCCACCGGAAAGGCGCTAACCGGGAGATCGTCTCCCTTCCCGGCAATAATTGTGGCTGTGACGTTTTTAACGAACTCGGGAGCCTTCTCCGAAACGGTGGGAGGAATCTCGATGGTGGATGTCACTTTGCCGGGACAGGAGACCTCATGGAGATTGGCCAGGGTCTGATCCACGGCGGCATAGTTCATCTGAACAATCTGTTCACCTTTGGCTCCATAGGTCTTTTTAATGGCATCCTTGATGTACTGAATCGCTTCATCCCGTGGAAAGATGTTGGAGATCGCAAAGAAGCAGGTTTGCATGATCGTATTGATCCTTGCGCCCATCCGTGTCTCCTTGGCAACCTGGTAGGCGTCAATGACGTAAAGCTTGAGCTTCTTGTCGATGATGGTCTGCTGAACCGTCCTTGGCAGGTAATCCCAGACTTCATCGGGCCCATAGGGGCTGTTCAGAAGGAAGGTAGCCCCGGGAATGGCATAGTGGAGCATATCGATCTTCTCAAGAAAGACCCACTGGTGACAGGCCACAAACTTGGCCTTTGAGATCAGGTAGGTGGAATGGATCGGCTTTTTCCCGAAGCGAAGATGGGAGACCGTGATCGATCCCGCCTTCTTCGAGTCGTAGACGAAATACCCCTGGGCATAATTATCGGTACCTTCTCCAATAATCTTGATTGAATTCTTGTTGGCTCCTACCGTTCCATCGGCACCCAGACCGAAAAAGAGGCCCCGGAAGATATCGTCACTCTCGGTAGAGAAGTCAGATTCCCAGGGGAGATTGGACCCGGTCACATCATCCACGATTCCGACGGTAAAGTGATTCTTCGGAGAAGGTTTGGCCAGCTCCTCAAAGATCGATTTAACCATGGATGGCGTAAATTCCTTGGAAGAGAGTCCGTACCGCCCTCCCACGATTTTCGGCATGGCGGAGAACGGTGCCTTTCCGGCGGTAAATCCTTCCATGCATGCATTAACCACATCAAGGTAGAGGGGCTCGCCTGCACTTCCGGGCTCCTTGGTACGATCCAGCACGCCAATCGATTTCACCGATGCCGGAAGCGTCGACAGAAAGGCTTCGACGGCAAAGGGGCGGTACAGCCGAACCTTGATGATCCCGACCTTCGCTCCCGTGGCGGCAAGGTATTCGACGGCTTCGTGAGCCGCCTCGGCGCCGGATCCCATGAGAACGATGACCTGTTCGGCATCGGGAGCACCCACATAGTCAAAGAGATGGTAGGCCCGGCCGGTAAGCCTGGCAAAGCTGTCCATGGCCTCCTGTACAATTCCGGGGAAGGCCGTGTAGTAGGGATTGATGGCTTCACGGCCCTGGAAGAAATGGTCCGGGTTCTGAGCCGTTCCCCGGATGACGGGCCGCTCCGGGTTAAGTCCCCTGAGACGGTGGGCACGGACCAGATCGTCATCGATCATGGCGCGCATATCTTCTTCGGTCAGCTCTTCAATCTTCTGGACTTCATGGGAAGACCGGAACCCGTCAAAGAAGTGAACCATCGGAACCCGGCCCTTCAGGGTCGCCGACTGCGAGATCAGGGCGAAATCCATGATTTCCTGAATCGAGTTGGAAGCCAGCAGCCCAAAACCCGTGGCCCGGCAGTCCATAACATCGCTGTGGTCTCCAAAAATGGACAGCGCGTGGGTTGCAACCGTTCTGGCGGACACATGAAAAACGGTTGAGGTAAGTTCTCCCGCGATCTTGTGCATATTGGGAATCATGAGGAGGAGTCCCTGCGATGCCGTAAATGTGGTGGTAAGGGCACCCGTCTGCAGAGCTCCGTGCACAGCGCCTGAAGCTCCCCCCTCACTCTGCATTTCGACCACCGAGGGAATCGTGCCCCAGATGTTGACCTTGTTTTCCGAAGACCACTGGTCCGACCACTCTCCCATGGGGGAAGAAGGTGTAATCGGATAGATCGCAATTACCTCGTTGGTCTTGTGAGCAACATAGGCCGCTGCCTCGTTACCGTCAATGGTCACATATCTGCGTGCCATAAAATGTACCTCCTTGAAGATGCCTTGACCTCTGTCAAGATGAGTTTTTGATTATACCACCTTGTGACTCTTTGCACAAAACCTCCAGGGGCTGATTGAAACTCCGCGGAAGTTTTGTAAAAACAACCTGATTTCCGGCCTTTTAAGGCTGAGAGATCAGTGGCTTAAGGTGAAGTAGACTCCAATGGCCACGACGACGACCAGCCATGAAAGCATGAGCCCGATGGAGATCGTCCCGTATTTCATCAATCCCGGGGAAGGCGAGTAGGTGCCGACTGTCCTGCCTGCCTTAAAGGCAACGGTAATCAGAAAGCCGGCGACCGCCAGCCCCAGGAGAAAGGTCAGAAAGAATAACAGGGTCGATCCCCAGTGAAGGTTCAGCTTATGATCCGTAATGGCATATCCAACCTTTCCCAGGTACGATACACGCAGAGCCTCACGAGTCGCGGCCATGAGAAGAACCACAACCGTCATGAGAAGCCCGGTCGGAAGGGCCCATCGCAGTGGATTTCTTACCACTTTGAAAAGAAAGACCGTGAAAAGAAGACCTGCGACGAAAGCTATGGCAAAGAGGACATTTTTATGGAACCCCAGTTCACCCGGAATATCAAGGAGCCACCAAAGACCATCCAGAACCTCAAGAACCGAAAAGACGATGAGAAGGCGGGCTCCCAGGCGGCCAGCCCACGTGACATAGATCTCCTCAACATCGGTCCGGGCCCGGATGTACCAGGCGTAGAGCATCAGGAAAAGCCCCGTCACCGCGCCGGAGGCCAGAATAAAGTGGAGGAAGCGGGAAAGTTGAAAGCCATGGAGCCCCATCCCGGATGCGTCCACAACTCCTCCGGGAGCGTACCATTCCACCCAGCGATCAGGAGAAAGCATCTGCATGTTCAGAATATGCATGATAATCCCGGCTGCGAGGAGGAAGAGAAATCCAAGAAGCCCCGCCCAGGGACGGTGGGTTTTTGAAAGGTAATAGACATAAATAAGGGAAAACCCGGCGATCATGATAAACATGAAGGCGATCACCCAGAAGGGAGAGATCAGGTTGGAGGCATACCAGAAGGGATCGTAGATGACCTGAACAAAGAGCAGGGGAGCCACGCCCAGAAGGATGGCCAGAGATATCGAGACCGTGACGACTTTGGCCAGAGCCTTGCCCAGCCGGTTGTACTTTTCACTGGAAGCCATTCTTCCGTAAAGGGCCAGGAGGCTTCCCCCCAGCGTCAGGTTCACCATCAGAATGTGAAGGGCAAAGGTCAAAACCATCAGGACCTGGAAAACTACAGGGTAAAAGGGAAGCCCCATGGGGTCCCGCAGTGTTTGAATCATCGTTGCTGTATCCATCAGTTGGCTCCTTTCGGAACAAGACCCTGAAGATAGGTAGCCAGGGCCAGGGCTTCTTCTTCCGTGCCGGCAAAGGGCGGCATGTACGGATAATCCCCAAGTATTTCAAGCATTCCCTGAAGTTCCTCGGGCTCCTCGGTTCCGAGCCGCGCCACCATCTTTGGCAGGGGCCGGACCCCGCGGTCATTAAGAGCATGGCATGCGGAACATTCGATCAAGGCGATCACCCGCCCGGCCTCCATTCTGTTGTCGTCCGTGATGGTCGAAAGATTTCCGGGAAGAAAGGGATAGGTTTTCAGAATGCCCTCCCGGTTGACCCGGGAGATTTCTTCCTGAACGCCTCTGGCTTCAATTGAGTTTCCGATCAGCTGATTGGAATACATATACCCGTGAATCACATAGGGTTTTCGTGCCATTTCCCGGGTCCGTTCGGCACCCCAGATTCCCATGAAGATCACGCCGATCATGAGGATGGCGGGAACGATATGAATTTTACCGGGCACGATGGCTGCAAGAATGAAATAGAGGGCTGTAACGCCGATGGAGATCAACATAAATTTGGTCAGTGTATCGGTGGGGAGGTTCTGCAGGACATTCCGGGCGGCCTCCGGAAGGGACGAGTAGTACCAGAGCCCAAAGAGGGATCCGAGAAGAAGGCCTCCCAGCCCCCAGAATGATGCTGCGCGGCTGACATATCTGCGAACCACCTCATTCTTGACACGGCTGGCCACAATCAGCGCATAGGCCGCAGCAATGGTGAACATAAATCCTGTCCTGACAAAGAGCTGCTGCCAGTATGTCGGGTTAAAAAACCCATCAAAGAAGAGACCGGTTTCAGTCCACTTGCCGGGAGAAAGCATGAAACCCAGGATCCCGACAATAACCACCATCGTAGTCCAGGAGGCAATGGCGAAGATAAGGCCAATTCTCAAATGGAGTTTCGGTTCAATCTTATCGAGCGTGTAGGCATAGATATAAATGCCCAGAACCTCGAGAATAAAAAAGACCCACTCCGTCGCCCAACCCCAGACGTAGTTATGAATCAGGCCCGAGATGCCTCGCGGGCTGGCCACCGTGGCAGAAAACCAGATCCCGACGCCGGTGAGAGAGCCGAAGACATAGGCAAAGACGAGGAGCGTAAGCGTGTACTTCTTAATAAACTCGAGAAACTCCTGCCGGTTTTCCTTCAAAGCCTTGCGTTCGATAAAGATATTGAACCACATGGCACTGGTGGAAAGATGGGATGGAAGCATGTGAAACGCCGCAATAAGTCCCAGAATAAGGCCGGCGGTCAAAGTGGGAACTTCCCATACTGGATACATGGATACCTCCCGTCAAAGTGTCGTACATTGTATCACAAGTTAGGAGTGCGAAATATAAAGAAGCCATTCTCCCGAAACAGATCCACCGCTTGTGAATTCAAACCGTAACTCGTGATTGAAAGCGCAAGAATAAAGTTCCAGCTGAAGATAATGACGGATGTTTTCTCAGGGGCGAAACCGCTCTGCCAGCCGTGCCGGGAGATTATCCATGGGTCCGTTGCTCATACAGAGAATCACCGCAGGTCCTGAAAGACAGGACTCTACCGCCAGAACCGCTTCGTCAGCGGTGGCACAGCGTGCAGCTTTGACCCCGTGTTTCCCAAGCAGGTCGACAACCTCTTCACAGGCAAAACATTCTTCGGGCGGGATCCGGGGATCCGGTGGAGGAGGAAGGAGGACGACCCGGTCCGCCCATTCCAGGCTGTGCAGGTAGGCTTCCTGAAAGCGCCGGGTCCGGGACGTATTGGTCCTCGGCTCAAAGACGGCAATCAGTGTCCGGTCCGGGTAGGCCCGCTTAAAAGCTGATATTGTCAGAGCCACAGCGGTCGGATGGTGGGCAAAATCATCGACGACCAGAAGATCCGGAGTGGAAAGAAGAATCTCCTGTCTTCTTCGCACCCCGCCAAAGGTCTGGAGGCCTTCCATCAGGGAGGGAAGGGAAAAGCCCAGCTTGAGAAAGAGAGCGAAGAGACCGGTCGTGTTCAGGGCATTATGGACTCCCAGAAGGGGGGTTCGCAGTGTAACGCGCTCCCCCTCATGCTCCAGGGTGAGGGTATGCCATTCCGGCTGCCACGCGTGAAGCCTCCAGTCGGCGTGTTCACCCTGGCCGTAGGTCAGTACGGTTCCCTGGAAGCAGCCATGGATCTCCTCCAGGGAAAACGGAACATCCTCGTGAACCGCCAGAACTGCATCCGATGGTTGTTTTGCAAGAAAGTCCCTGAACAGAGCCCGATATCCATCCTCATTCGGATAGAGGTCCGCATGGTCATGTTCAACGCTGGTCAGAAGGATTCCCTGACCGGTATAGTGGAAAAATTTCGGATGCCTGGCAAAGTACGCCGTTTCGTACTCATCGGCTTCGATGGCAAACCATGTCTCACCGAGCCGTGCATTGACGGCGTAGTCCCGGTGAATCCCGCCAGCAAGAAACCCGGCATCAACTCCTGATTGTCGGAGTAACGATGCGGCGAGACATGTGGAGGTCGTCTTTCCATGGGTACCGGCAATCACGATCCGCTTCCGCCCGGGAAAGATGGCCTGTTCCATAAATTCAGGAAAGGAAAGGTAGGGAATTCCGCGATCCCTGATCGCAACCGCTTCGGGATTGCTGGAACCGACAACATTCCCTGTAATGACGAGGTCCGGAGAGGGATCCAGGTTGGCGGGATCGTACCGGGGAATCACCTCCATCCCTTTCCAGTCCAGAATGGCCTGCATGGGAGGACCGGGATGGGCGTCACTTCCCCTGACCTTCTTTCCCATTTCATCAAGGAGGAGGGCGGTCCCGGTCATCGCCGTTCCGCAAATTCCCTGGATAAAGACCTTTCGAAGAGTTGACAGTTCAACCTCAACCAGCCCCCCCTCCCCCTGACGCGCCTTAATCCGGGTCACTCTGTTCCCACCTTCGATCAGAGGTTCTCCGCCACAGCTTTGGCCATATCCATTGTCGACGAGGATCCACCCATATCGTAGGTACGCACCTTGCCGTTCGCAATCACCCTGGAAATGGCACCTTCCAGAGCGTATGAATGGTCCGCCTCCCCGAGCCAGTCCAGCATGAGTTTGACCGAGAGCAGCATGGCCATACAGTTAACTTTGTATTTTCCTGCATACTTCGGGGCAGAACCATGGGTCGGTTCAAAGACGGCAAAGGAATCACCAATGTTTCCGGATGATGCGAATCCCAGGCCACCAACGAGCTGGGCACTCAGATCGGAAATGATGTCACCAAAGAGGTTTTCCGCGACAAGGACATCGTAGTCCTGGGGATTCTTTACCAGCCACATGGCCATGGCATCGATATTGGTTTCCCATAGCGGTATGGCGGGATAATCTTTCGCAACTTTTCTCGCAGCCCTGGTCATGATCCCGCCGGTTTCCCGGAGTACGTTGGGTTTCTCTACAAGGGTCACCGTTTTCCGATCGTATTGTTTGGCATATTCGAAGGCATCCCTCACGATGTTTTCACATCCTCGATCGGTCATGAGCCGGAGCGAAATCGCCATCTGATCCCGGGGTGTCGCGTCAAACCGCTTTGTCTTCGGGTGATGTTCCTTCAAGGCCTGCCATACACCTTCAGGAATGGGATGAAATTCGATCCCGGCGTACATGCCTTCGGTATTTTCCCTGAAAATCACGAGATCGATCCCATCCTTATAGTTCAGGGGGTTTCCGGGGTAGGCCTTGCAGGGTCGCAGGTTGGTTCTGAGGTTAAATTCCTGGCGTAAGCGGACAATGGGAGAAAAGTAGGAGAGGCCCTTCCCGCGAAGGTCAGGATGAAGCTCTTCAGCCGCTTCATCCTTAGGTTTGGAGGTAATGGCTCCAAAGAGTGAGCATGTCGAATCCTTCAACAGCTCGAGCGTGCGTTTTGGCAGAGGATCTCCCTCACTGCACCAGAATTCCCAGCCGATATCCCCGTAAACATATTCCGCGTCCAGATTCATTTTCTCCAGTACGATTTCCGCAGCATCCATGACATCTTTTCCAACACCGTCTCCAGGCATGAGAACGATTCTGTACTTCGGCATATACCCTCCTTATCTTCCTTTCATTCGTTTCGCGGCCTATTGTAATACAAAATTTCCGGTTTTGCTTGATCGAAAATCATTCCCGAAGCAGGATTTCATTCAAAGAGCCGATGCCATCCCCGAACCGGGTCGTAGACCATGATCCGGGTCATGGCAGAACGCGGGTAGACCCTTACAGCCGCCTGCAGTTCTCTTCCGTCCGTCACGTAGATGGTCCCCGGTGAACCCTGGCCCAGGGGAGAGAAAGAGCAGATGTCGCCCGCACCGAATTTTACAGGATCATCAGGATTGTGGATGGGACTTCCACTCAGCATATCCGGGATCTCCGCGGACAGGATTCCCGGAACGACCCTTCCGCGGGACAGCTGAAGAGGCGTATAGGGTCGCACCATGGGATCCACACCGCTTTGAATCTCGCGGCTCCGGATTCCGTTATGGTTTCCATCCATAAAGATGCCGAAGTAGAGTTCACCACGTTCCACCAGAAATTTCACACCTACATATCGATTACGGGATATGGCCATCTGTCTGCAGTGATTCAGAACGACATGGAACTCCCTGGATACGGTATTCAATGCTGTTCGAGTAAGAAGATTGTTGAATGCAGGGAGCGAAACAGCCAGCATGATACTGACAACGGCAAGAACAATGAGAACTTCCAGAAGTGTAATTCCGTTCCGCATGATAACCTCCTTAAAAAAAATGAGAGAGGGGGCACGAGGCCCCCTCCGGGTTAACCCTTTTTTCGGGGAACTTTCACCTTTTCGGAGAGAGTGGTTTCACCCGAAATGCTGAGATAGGGCTTTAAAAGTTCAAAGCTCTTCTCACCAATTCCTTTCACGAGCATCAACTCTTCGGGCTGAGTGAACGTACCGTTGGATGAGCGGAAATCCACGATCCGTTTTGCCAGAGAGGGTCCAACCCGCGGCAGCAGCTGAAGCTGTTCCGCCGTTGCCGTGTTGATGTTGACCTTGCCCGTCTGGGAAGCCATGGCCGGGAAAGCCAGAGCCACCATCGTTGCCACAAGGACCAGGGTTAGGGAAAAACGTTTCATCTTACACCTCCTGAAAAAGATTTTGTGTGTGTCCTCCCCTCGCTTCCGATCTCATCAGGAGCAGTCCGCATGCCAGTCAGACGACAGGGCCGTAAAATACTGTTATATTTTCACTTAGATAAATTTCGCACAAATCAGAATGACAAAAAACGATTCTCGTGCACACGGTTAGAAAAATATTTTTCCACTTGTCCCCGGCTGATCCCTGTCCTATACTGGATCCATCGAACCTCTATCCCACATTGTTCAGGAGGGAGTATGGATCACCCGCAGGAACAGCCACCCGTAACCCAGCCAAGACTTGGAAATCCCGCCCCCGCCTTCGAGGCTCGTACAACACAGGGGACCCTGCGGCTGGAAGATTTTCGAGGTTCATGGCTCGTTTTCTTCTCCCACCCGGCCGATTTTACGCCGGTGTGCACGACGGAGTTTATCGCTTTCGCTGCGATCCACCCTGCTCTTCGCTCCATGAATTGCGAGCTTCTTGGCCTTTCCATCGATTCGATCTACTCCCACATCGCCTGGATCAGGAATATCAGGGAGAAAACGGGTGTGGAGATTTCTTTTCCCATCGTTGCCGATCAGGATGGGACCATCGCAAGGCGATATGGAATGATCCAGCCGGGAGACAGTGGAACCGAAACATCCCGATGTCTCTTTGTGATTGACGATAAGGGTGTTCTTCGAGCCATGATCTACTATCCCCTCACGACGGGACGGAATATGGAAGAAGTTCGGCGTCTCGTTCAGGCTCTCCAGACTTCCGACCTTCACGGTGTTGCCACACCGGCAGACTGGAAGCCGGGAGACAGGGTTATCGTACCCCCTCCGCTGACCCAGGAAGACGCGGACCGACGGAGGGAATCATCTGAGCTGGAGTGCATCGACTGGTATTACTGCAAACAGAGCCTGCCGGACTGACACGATGCCCTGCATGAATGAAGATGGTTCATTAAGCCATCCGGCCCGCGCACTCCTTCGATTCATCTCCTCGCCATTCACGCCTGAGCTCATCGCCGAGGAGCTGGGACAACCCCTCTATCGTGTTCGCGGCGGTCTCAGGGAACTGATGGACGCAGGATTGGTAACGGAAAGGGACGGACTCTATGTCCGAACGGAAAAGGGAACGGCGGCCCTGACGGACTGATTCGATTTAAATCGTCAGGAAACCACCCGGAATCACGACATCGAGATGGTTAGTCTTCCGCTTTCCTGGCAAAGATAAAGACAACACAATAGGCAATTGCAAACATAAAGCATCCCATGCTTCCCTGAAAGAAGTTCCGGGGAATCAGGCCAAAGGGCCAGGCGGCGGGAGAGCCCAGCTGGTTGGCTACCTTGAGAAAGACACCGTATACAAATCCGATGGTGCCAATCCAGAAAACGATGCGCGGGATGAATTTCATACTCGCCTCCTTGTTGCTCAATGTGTGAGAAGTATAGCACAGCCCTCTTGACAATGGCGCTTTTGAGCGCTAACATACCGACCAGTCAGTATGGACGAATCCAACAAAACGCGAGAACGAATCCTCGATGCGGCTCTTCACCTTGTCCGCACACGCGGATACCACCTGACCACTATGGATGAGATTGCCGATGGGGCGGGGGTCAGCAAGGGAGCCCTCTACTGGCACTACAGGTCAAAAAAGGATCTCTTCCTCCATCTGATCGACTACTGGGTGGAACGTATCGCCGGTGAAATACGTTCAGCAACCGAGGGAGAGGATCGACCCGACGAAATCCTTCACAGGCTCTGTGACACGTTCATTACACAGTTCGCCCGTCATCCCGATGTATTTGAAGCCGAAACGGAATTCTGGGCACTCGCGCATCGGGACCCTGAAGCAAGGGAAAAGGTACATAAGGTATATGGAGAATTTTTCCACCTCATCGAAAAAACAATGGAACGTGGAGTTCAGGAAGGATCCT contains:
- a CDS encoding cytochrome C; this encodes MYPVWEVPTLTAGLILGLIAAFHMLPSHLSTSAMWFNIFIERKALKENRQEFLEFIKKYTLTLLVFAYVFGSLTGVGIWFSATVASPRGISGLIHNYVWGWATEWVFFILEVLGIYIYAYTLDKIEPKLHLRIGLIFAIASWTTMVVIVGILGFMLSPGKWTETGLFFDGFFNPTYWQQLFVRTGFMFTIAAAYALIVASRVKNEVVRRYVSRAASFWGLGGLLLGSLFGLWYYSSLPEAARNVLQNLPTDTLTKFMLISIGVTALYFILAAIVPGKIHIVPAILMIGVIFMGIWGAERTREMARKPYVIHGYMYSNQLIGNSIEARGVQEEISRVNREGILKTYPFLPGNLSTITDDNRMEAGRVIALIECSACHALNDRGVRPLPKMVARLGTEEPEELQGMLEILGDYPYMPPFAGTEEEALALATYLQGLVPKGAN
- a CDS encoding TetR/AcrR family transcriptional regulator, which produces MDESNKTRERILDAALHLVRTRGYHLTTMDEIADGAGVSKGALYWHYRSKKDLFLHLIDYWVERIAGEIRSATEGEDRPDEILHRLCDTFITQFARHPDVFEAETEFWALAHRDPEAREKVHKVYGEFFHLIEKTMERGVQEGSFVLEDSHLAALTLLINLESCVWFTLFSPDGVDYGTYLTYFQKHFISSLGRERRQT
- a CDS encoding helix-hairpin-helix domain-containing protein; translation: MKRFSLTLVLVATMVALAFPAMASQTGKVNINTATAEQLQLLPRVGPSLAKRIVDFRSSNGTFTQPEELMLVKGIGEKSFELLKPYLSISGETTLSEKVKVPRKKG
- a CDS encoding peroxiredoxin; its protein translation is MDHPQEQPPVTQPRLGNPAPAFEARTTQGTLRLEDFRGSWLVFFSHPADFTPVCTTEFIAFAAIHPALRSMNCELLGLSIDSIYSHIAWIRNIREKTGVEISFPIVADQDGTIARRYGMIQPGDSGTETSRCLFVIDDKGVLRAMIYYPLTTGRNMEEVRRLVQALQTSDLHGVATPADWKPGDRVIVPPPLTQEDADRRRESSELECIDWYYCKQSLPD
- a CDS encoding Mur ligase family protein, yielding MTRIKARQGEGGLVEVELSTLRKVFIQGICGTAMTGTALLLDEMGKKVRGSDAHPGPPMQAILDWKGMEVIPRYDPANLDPSPDLVITGNVVGSSNPEAVAIRDRGIPYLSFPEFMEQAIFPGRKRIVIAGTHGKTTSTCLAASLLRQSGVDAGFLAGGIHRDYAVNARLGETWFAIEADEYETAYFARHPKFFHYTGQGILLTSVEHDHADLYPNEDGYRALFRDFLAKQPSDAVLAVHEDVPFSLEEIHGCFQGTVLTYGQGEHADWRLHAWQPEWHTLTLEHEGERVTLRTPLLGVHNALNTTGLFALFLKLGFSLPSLMEGLQTFGGVRRRQEILLSTPDLLVVDDFAHHPTAVALTISAFKRAYPDRTLIAVFEPRTNTSRTRRFQEAYLHSLEWADRVVLLPPPPDPRIPPEECFACEEVVDLLGKHGVKAARCATADEAVLAVESCLSGPAVILCMSNGPMDNLPARLAERFRP
- a CDS encoding isocitrate/isopropylmalate dehydrogenase family protein, which gives rise to MPKYRIVLMPGDGVGKDVMDAAEIVLEKMNLDAEYVYGDIGWEFWCSEGDPLPKRTLELLKDSTCSLFGAITSKPKDEAAEELHPDLRGKGLSYFSPIVRLRQEFNLRTNLRPCKAYPGNPLNYKDGIDLVIFRENTEGMYAGIEFHPIPEGVWQALKEHHPKTKRFDATPRDQMAISLRLMTDRGCENIVRDAFEYAKQYDRKTVTLVEKPNVLRETGGIMTRAARKVAKDYPAIPLWETNIDAMAMWLVKNPQDYDVLVAENLFGDIISDLSAQLVGGLGFASSGNIGDSFAVFEPTHGSAPKYAGKYKVNCMAMLLSVKLMLDWLGEADHSYALEGAISRVIANGKVRTYDMGGSSSTMDMAKAVAENL
- a CDS encoding prepilin-type N-terminal cleavage/methylation domain-containing protein, which encodes MRNGITLLEVLIVLAVVSIMLAVSLPAFNNLLTRTALNTVSREFHVVLNHCRQMAISRNRYVGVKFLVERGELYFGIFMDGNHNGIRSREIQSGVDPMVRPYTPLQLSRGRVVPGILSAEIPDMLSGSPIHNPDDPVKFGAGDICSFSPLGQGSPGTIYVTDGRELQAAVRVYPRSAMTRIMVYDPVRGWHRLFE
- the nifJ gene encoding pyruvate:ferredoxin (flavodoxin) oxidoreductase, giving the protein MARRYVTIDGNEAAAYVAHKTNEVIAIYPITPSSPMGEWSDQWSSENKVNIWGTIPSVVEMQSEGGASGAVHGALQTGALTTTFTASQGLLLMIPNMHKIAGELTSTVFHVSARTVATHALSIFGDHSDVMDCRATGFGLLASNSIQEIMDFALISQSATLKGRVPMVHFFDGFRSSHEVQKIEELTEEDMRAMIDDDLVRAHRLRGLNPERPVIRGTAQNPDHFFQGREAINPYYTAFPGIVQEAMDSFARLTGRAYHLFDYVGAPDAEQVIVLMGSGAEAAHEAVEYLAATGAKVGIIKVRLYRPFAVEAFLSTLPASVKSIGVLDRTKEPGSAGEPLYLDVVNACMEGFTAGKAPFSAMPKIVGGRYGLSSKEFTPSMVKSIFEELAKPSPKNHFTVGIVDDVTGSNLPWESDFSTESDDIFRGLFFGLGADGTVGANKNSIKIIGEGTDNYAQGYFVYDSKKAGSITVSHLRFGKKPIHSTYLISKAKFVACHQWVFLEKIDMLHYAIPGATFLLNSPYGPDEVWDYLPRTVQQTIIDKKLKLYVIDAYQVAKETRMGARINTIMQTCFFAISNIFPRDEAIQYIKDAIKKTYGAKGEQIVQMNYAAVDQTLANLHEVSCPGKVTSTIEIPPTVSEKAPEFVKNVTATIIAGKGDDLPVSAFPVDGTFDTATTKWEKRNIALEIPVWESDLCIQCGKCAMVCPHAAIRSKVYEAEALKGAPETFKSVDYKGKEFPGWKYTIQVAPEDCTGCILCAEVCPARDKTELKRKALNMHPQMPLREPERDNFEFFLSIPEVDRRQVKVSTVKGAQLLQPLFEFSGACAGCGETPYVKLLSQLFGDRALIANATGCSSIYGGNLPTTPYCKNPEGRGPAWNNSLFEDNAEFGFGYRLTLDKQNEFARELVKRLISVLGEDLVTAILEADQSDETGIFEQRARVKVLKTKLQGVDSMEARHLMSLADTLVKRSVWIVGGDGWAYDIGYGGLDHVLASGRNVNILVLDTEVYSNTGGQMSKATPLGAVAKFAAGGKPRPKKDLGLMAIAYGNVYVASVAMGANDAQCLRAFLEAESYPGPSIIIAYSHCIAHGINMVKGLTQQKNAVDSGYWPLYRYDPRLADQGQPPLKLDSKDIKISLKDYAYQETRYKMLTKSHPEAAAELIRLAGEDVKRRRRFYEQLAAMNPGTGEESAESN